In Helianthus annuus cultivar XRQ/B chromosome 8, HanXRQr2.0-SUNRISE, whole genome shotgun sequence, a single genomic region encodes these proteins:
- the LOC110866830 gene encoding uncharacterized protein LOC110866830 has protein sequence MTPSKYETLTEIINTAREREIELKKQVERGERRALDANPSPTKKSRMTESPKKTNVKGGLPSYKRCGKAYKGECYSKDKPCVICGKTGHATSIYPRKVSVCYKCYQPGHKKLDCLELVGKKEVTDTKTETPRSKARSFHLTAAEAKIEPDVVSGILAINSIPTRILFDMGANKSFVSHGFIRHPSFVLTKLPMPLEVEIGNNKSFIVCAMCRDCKLSIDDKEYSVDLIPMSMGEFQVVVGMDWLS, from the coding sequence atgactccctcAAAGTATGAAACTCTCACTGAAATCATTAACACCGCTCGTGAACGAGAGATAGAATTGAAGAAGCAAGTGGAGAGAGGAGAAAGGAGGGCATTGGATGCAAATCCAAGCCCCACGAAGAAATCAAGGATGACGGAATCCCCAAAGAAAACGAATGTGAAAGGGGGATTGCCTAGTTACAAGAGATGTGGCAAGGCTTATAAAGGCGAATGTTATTCCAAAgataaaccttgtgttatatgcGGGAAAACGGGGCATGCGACTTCAATTTACCCCCGAAAGGTGTCGGTTTGTTATAAATGTTACCAACCGGGCCACAAGAAATTAGATTGTCTAGAATTGGTAGGAAAGAAGGAAGTAACCGACACGAAAACGGAAACTCCAAGATCAAAGGCCAGATCCTTTCATCTAACTGCGGCAGAAGCCAAGATTGAACCTgatgtggtttcaggtatattgGCCATAAATTCTATTCCCACACGTATTTTATTTGATATGGGTGCGAATAAATCTTTtgtttcacatggatttattcgacatccttcatttgtgtTAACAAagttacctatgcctttagaagtagaaaTAGGTAATAACAAGAGTTTTATTGTTTGTGCTATGTGTCGGGATTGCAAATTGAGTATTGATGATAAAGAATACTCAGTAGATTTGATACCTATGTCGATGGGGGAATTCCAAGTGGTcgtcgggatggattggttgtcttgA